In Halogranum gelatinilyticum, the DNA window TACGGTCGGGCGACCCCTTCGAGGAGGAGACGATGTTCGCCTCGCCGACGAGCGTCGTGCCGACTTCTCCGGCCTCTTCGTCCCAGAACTGTATCTCGTTGGAGTAGGGGTTCTGGATGTTCTGGTCGACCGTCGTCGGCCCGAGTGCGGGCGCGAAGACGGCCATCACGACGAAGAACGCGACCATGACGAAGCCGAACTTGCCCCAGGTGTGCCGCGAGAAGCGGTTGACGATGTCGTCACGGGGCGTCCAGTCGGTCTCACGGTAGTGCTCGCGGTAGCGGAAGTAGCCGCTGACGAGCCAGCCGATGACCAGAGCCGAGTAGACGTAGATGAGGCCGACACGGATGCCCCACGCGACGCCCGGTTCGAGACCGAGGAAGGTGCCTTGCCACGCGGTTCCGTCGTAGTAGCCGCCGTTCGGGATGACGTCGCGCGAGAGCAACGTCGGGATGGCGTCGCCGAACGCGACGAGCCCTCGGCCCGCTTCGGGCTGGCCGAGGAGGGCCAGCGTGCCGCTGACGAGCGCGCCGACAGCCTGCACGAGCGCGCCGAACTCGACGCCGACGAGGACGACACCGACGGCGGCCCACACGAGCGCGGGCTGGGGGTTGGCTGCGATACGATCCTTCAACGGGACGTCTGCGGTAGTTGTCTCACTCATTGTTCAGTTCTGGTCGATGCCGACGCGGGGGTCCACGACGGTGTACAGGATGTCCTGAAGGATGTTCACCGAGACGAGCAGGACGATGGTGATGTACATCAGCGCGCCGACGAGCGGGAGGTCACCCTGGAGCGACGCCTGATAGAACAGATAGCCCATCCCGTTGATGGCGAACACCAACTCGACGAGCACCGAGCCGCTGATGAGGATGAACGCCTCGCTCGTGATGATGGGGATGAGCGGGATGAGCGCGTTCCGGAAGACGTGCTTCCAGACGATGGTGCGCTCTGGCAGCCCCTTCGCGCGGGCGGTCTCGACGTAGTTCGAGTTGATGGTCTCGAGCACTGCGGTCCGGCCGATACGCATCTCGTTCCCCATCGACGAGGAGCCGAGGACGAGCGCGGCGGGCGCGATCTGCTTCGTCGCCGCCAACAGCTCCGGCCACGACTCGCCCGGACTCGTGAGGAGGGTGAGCGGCTGCTTGAGGAAGTCCAACGACGGCGGTGTGACGATGTTCGTCTCGACGAGGAACGTCGCCCACTCGAAGCCCAGCAGGTCCTGTGACTGCGCGAGGATGCTCACGAGGATGACCGCGAGCCAGAAGTTCGGCATCGCACGCCAGACGATCCCGCTGAACGAGGCGACGTAGTCGCCGCTCGTGTTGGGGTTCAACCCGGCGTAGAAGCCGAGCGGGATGCCGACGAACAGCGCGATGAGCACCGACCAGAACCCGAGCCACATCGTCCGCGGGAGGTAGATGAGGATGAGGTCGAAGGAGGGTGTCCCCGGGCTGATGACCCACGAGTTGGGCATGTTCAGCGTGACGAGATTCCAGATGTACTGGAGATACTGTTCCCAGAGGGGGTCGTTCAAGCCGAGCTGTTCACGGATACGCTCTGCCTCGGCCCCACTCGTACTCGTCGGGCCGAGGATCGCTGCGGCGGGATCGATAGGCCCGAGGCGGACGATCAGGAAGGTGATCGTCACCCCGAAGAGGACGACCGGAACCGCAAGCAGGATCCGCTTCAGCAGATACTGCCAACGGCTCATGGTCGACTCCTGTGCCAGTCGGTGTCCGTCATACTATGAAATCGTTGGGATACTCTACTCATTATGTCTTGCGTTCTGGTGTCGG includes these proteins:
- a CDS encoding ABC transporter permease — protein: MSRWQYLLKRILLAVPVVLFGVTITFLIVRLGPIDPAAAILGPTSTSGAEAERIREQLGLNDPLWEQYLQYIWNLVTLNMPNSWVISPGTPSFDLILIYLPRTMWLGFWSVLIALFVGIPLGFYAGLNPNTSGDYVASFSGIVWRAMPNFWLAVILVSILAQSQDLLGFEWATFLVETNIVTPPSLDFLKQPLTLLTSPGESWPELLAATKQIAPAALVLGSSSMGNEMRIGRTAVLETINSNYVETARAKGLPERTIVWKHVFRNALIPLIPIITSEAFILISGSVLVELVFAINGMGYLFYQASLQGDLPLVGALMYITIVLLVSVNILQDILYTVVDPRVGIDQN